From Gammaproteobacteria bacterium, the proteins below share one genomic window:
- a CDS encoding sel1 repeat family protein translates to MGDTPAQHQEAELQMNLNSGMAAFEAKHFSRAMQLLSPLAARDNAEAQHRLAIMYQNGLGVVANPEAAVNWMRKAAEAGHALAQHGMGFMYMEGDCVEQNGAEAVRWFTKAAEQGLAGSQATLAMMYDEGRGIERDPEKAREWYRKAGFERS, encoded by the coding sequence ATGGGTGATACCCCCGCACAGCATCAAGAAGCCGAGTTACAGATGAACTTAAACAGTGGCATGGCCGCGTTCGAGGCGAAGCATTTCTCCCGGGCCATGCAACTGCTGTCACCACTGGCTGCCCGAGACAATGCCGAGGCGCAGCACAGGCTGGCGATCATGTATCAGAACGGTCTTGGGGTTGTGGCCAATCCCGAGGCTGCCGTGAACTGGATGCGCAAGGCGGCGGAAGCGGGACACGCCCTGGCGCAACACGGAATGGGATTCATGTACATGGAAGGCGACTGCGTGGAGCAGAACGGCGCGGAAGCGGTGCGCTGGTTCACCAAGGCCGCCGAGCAGGGTCTGGCCGGTTCGCAGGCCACGCTGGCCATGATGTACGACGAGGGCCGGGGTATCGAGCGTGATCCCGAGAAGGCCCGGGAATGGTACAGAAAGGCGGGTTTCGAGAGGTCCTGA
- a CDS encoding 2OG-Fe(II) oxygenase codes for MYHDSSIRTRLSTLREVKPHSFIFEQDAALPDAVCDEMVARFEAAREEQYPGRIGQSMHEDDSIKKSTDLVVSGKPHWKDIDRTLFRSLGRAMLEFREGFPYFKGPFKDMGYAIQRTDPGEYYHWHIDGGSHQFSQRQLVAVWYLNDVDGPGGETEFLFQDVRITPHKGKLILFPPFWTHEHRGVQLKKGVKYIATTWVVFA; via the coding sequence ATGTACCACGACAGCTCGATCCGCACGCGCTTGTCCACGTTGCGCGAGGTCAAACCTCACAGCTTCATCTTCGAGCAGGACGCGGCGTTGCCGGATGCGGTCTGCGACGAGATGGTCGCGCGTTTCGAGGCCGCGCGAGAAGAGCAGTATCCGGGAAGGATCGGACAGTCGATGCACGAGGACGACAGCATCAAGAAGTCGACCGATCTGGTGGTCAGCGGCAAACCGCATTGGAAGGACATCGACAGGACGCTGTTTCGCTCCCTGGGCCGCGCGATGCTCGAATTCCGCGAGGGCTTTCCCTACTTCAAGGGCCCGTTCAAGGACATGGGTTACGCCATTCAGCGCACTGACCCGGGCGAGTACTACCACTGGCACATCGACGGCGGCAGCCACCAGTTCAGCCAGCGGCAACTCGTCGCCGTCTGGTACCTGAACGACGTCGACGGGCCCGGCGGGGAGACAGAGTTCCTTTTTCAGGATGTCCGAATCACCCCGCACAAGGGCAAGCTCATCCTCTTCCCCCCCTTCTGGACCCACGAGCACCGCGGCGTGCAGTTAAAGAAAGGTGTCAAGTACATCGCCACAACCTGGGTGGTGTTCGCCTGA